Proteins encoded in a region of the Stieleria neptunia genome:
- a CDS encoding DUF262 domain-containing protein, whose amino-acid sequence MFDSTKEDLKDILRDADEGKLQLPDFQRDYVWADEDVRSLIASIAKGFPVGALLTLETGSEVSFKPRLIVGVPEKKVEPSELLLDGQQRITSLYQSTFSGEPVRTRLRKKKVEVLRHYYLDIKRSVSGVVDLYEAIVGVPEDRVIRTNFGKDIELDLSATELEYEHDMFPLDCSFKSMTWFFGWINHWKAKGRDVTGMHESFYRSVLERIERYKMPIIRLDKKNSREAICLVFEKVNVGGQKLDAFELLTAVYASDGFDLREKWNGEPPSPGKKKKDLDCGIKKRLIGTDMPRRVLKDIENTDFIQACTLLHTREQRLAKEAAGATGKDLPQVSCNRQALLGLPVSAFKKYSQPVEEGFISTASFLNEQKIIGKRNVPYGSQVVTLGAVFAALGSDAETIPAREKLAKWFWAGSLGELYGGSSETRMARDLMDVVTWIRDSGDIPQTVNDAIFQQDRLRTLRTRNSAAYKAIHALLMRQGCRDFIHGEPVELMTFFKRQMDIHHIFPRDWCTKQGIDKKVFDSVINKTPLSKKSNIIIGGVAPSVYLAKIERNTGIDSTALDEVLRSHLIEPSFLRNDDFDGFFEARMNALSDMIGGAIGKTVVLDHGTNEPEVEIDDDDFDSES is encoded by the coding sequence ATGTTCGATTCTACGAAAGAAGACCTCAAAGACATCCTTCGTGATGCTGATGAAGGCAAGCTTCAGTTGCCCGATTTTCAACGTGACTATGTTTGGGCCGACGAAGATGTCCGCAGCCTGATCGCTTCGATTGCCAAGGGTTTCCCCGTTGGCGCGTTGCTGACGCTCGAGACCGGCAGCGAAGTGTCGTTCAAACCACGGTTGATCGTTGGCGTTCCGGAAAAGAAGGTCGAACCATCGGAACTGCTGTTGGATGGCCAGCAGCGAATCACGTCTCTCTACCAATCGACGTTCTCTGGTGAACCGGTTCGCACGCGGCTAAGAAAGAAGAAAGTCGAAGTGCTACGACACTACTACCTCGATATCAAACGGTCGGTATCAGGCGTTGTCGATCTCTATGAGGCAATCGTTGGCGTCCCTGAGGATCGTGTCATCCGAACGAATTTCGGCAAAGACATCGAGCTTGATCTTTCAGCGACCGAACTGGAGTACGAACACGACATGTTCCCGCTGGACTGTTCGTTTAAGAGCATGACTTGGTTCTTTGGATGGATCAATCATTGGAAGGCGAAAGGTCGTGACGTCACCGGAATGCATGAATCGTTCTACCGAAGCGTTTTAGAACGAATCGAACGTTACAAGATGCCGATCATTCGGCTCGACAAGAAGAATAGCCGGGAAGCAATCTGTCTGGTGTTTGAGAAGGTCAATGTGGGTGGCCAGAAACTTGATGCATTTGAGCTGCTGACCGCAGTCTATGCGTCGGATGGATTTGATCTGCGCGAGAAATGGAACGGTGAACCGCCGAGTCCAGGCAAGAAGAAGAAAGACCTCGACTGCGGAATTAAAAAACGCCTGATTGGCACCGATATGCCTCGCAGAGTTCTCAAAGACATTGAGAATACGGATTTCATCCAAGCCTGCACCTTGCTTCATACTCGCGAACAGCGTCTGGCAAAAGAAGCCGCTGGAGCGACCGGCAAAGACCTTCCGCAAGTGTCATGCAACCGGCAAGCATTGCTAGGGCTTCCCGTTAGCGCATTCAAAAAGTACAGCCAACCGGTCGAAGAGGGGTTCATTTCCACTGCGTCGTTTCTTAACGAGCAAAAGATCATTGGCAAACGAAACGTGCCGTACGGATCGCAGGTTGTGACACTAGGTGCGGTGTTTGCTGCTCTCGGCTCGGATGCCGAAACCATCCCCGCTCGCGAAAAACTTGCCAAATGGTTTTGGGCAGGCTCGCTGGGAGAGCTCTACGGTGGCAGCAGTGAAACCCGTATGGCTCGCGACCTGATGGATGTAGTCACATGGATAAGAGACTCTGGTGACATTCCTCAAACGGTCAACGACGCCATCTTCCAGCAAGATCGGTTGCGCACGCTCCGGACCCGCAACTCCGCCGCGTACAAGGCGATCCACGCACTGCTGATGCGTCAGGGGTGTCGCGACTTCATTCATGGTGAACCAGTTGAGTTGATGACGTTTTTCAAACGCCAGATGGATATCCATCACATCTTTCCGCGAGATTGGTGCACGAAACAGGGGATCGACAAAAAGGTTTTCGATAGCGTCATCAACAAGACCCCGTTGTCCAAAAAGTCCAACATCATCATTGGTGGTGTCGCCCCGTCGGTTTATCTCGCCAAAATCGAGCGAAACACTGGTATCGATTCTACGGCACTCGATGAGGTCTTGCGGTCACATTTGATCGAGCCATCGTTTTTGCGAAACGATGATTTCGATGGCTTTTTTGAAGCTCGCATGAATGCTCTGTCGGACATGATCGGCGGTGCAATCGGCAAGACGGTCGTGCTGGACCACGGGACGAATGAGCCCGAGGTTGAGATCGATGACGATGATTTCGACAGCGAATCCTAG
- a CDS encoding restriction endonuclease: MACERITHGISRAFIGEKPIKAMLDPYNPTGSTNFVNFNTSKSIRWETSSKLCHINWVICDSDWEAEFCRVLESHDRVRAYVKNQGLGLEVPYKMGSEVRKYIPDFVVRVDDGHGPDDLLNLIVEVKGYRREDAKDKKATMENYWVPGVNNLGTYGRWAFAELCDVYEMELDFDEKIEPAVNELIENVCMTHETQAGSPA, from the coding sequence ATGGCATGCGAACGAATCACTCATGGCATTTCGCGAGCGTTCATCGGTGAGAAACCAATCAAGGCGATGCTCGATCCGTATAACCCGACCGGCAGCACTAACTTCGTGAACTTCAATACCAGCAAATCGATTCGCTGGGAAACAAGCTCCAAACTTTGCCACATCAACTGGGTCATCTGCGACAGCGACTGGGAAGCAGAATTCTGCCGTGTCCTTGAATCGCACGACCGCGTCCGCGCCTATGTCAAGAACCAAGGTCTGGGCCTCGAGGTACCTTACAAGATGGGCAGCGAAGTCCGCAAATACATTCCCGACTTCGTTGTCCGTGTCGACGACGGCCATGGCCCTGACGACCTGCTGAATCTGATCGTCGAAGTCAAAGGCTATCGTCGCGAAGACGCCAAAGACAAAAAGGCGACGATGGAGAACTACTGGGTGCCTGGCGTTAACAATCTTGGCACCTACGGCCGGTGGGCGTTCGCAGAACTCTGCGACGTCTACGAAATGGAACTGGACTTTGATGAGAAGATCGAACCGGCCGTCAATGAACTCATTGAAAACGTTTGCATGACGCACGAAACGCAAGCTGGGAGCCCTGCCTGA
- a CDS encoding IS630 family transposase, producing the protein MARPATVFAKITNQQQRDRLIELWKQHPNHYTRIRAHAILLSDAQYEIEQIVDILSVSRDSVRAWIKHFEQDGPDALLDEKRPGGPRKLNEQEEQILKDLLRQFPSRPATVLSRLRTRTGKSISRHSLRRYARRFNLSWKRFRRSLRKKRDEKAFRLAQEELAELLNEPELDVVYFDEAGFSLKGVVPYGWLPIGERTDVPVTGAHGATVQALGFEHQDGTTHTYLHKGYVNTQTVIEIMDDFCETIDQTTVVILDNASCHTSGAFEASIERWAERGLLVYHLPPYSPELNSIERLWRQLKYQQMPATAWERFKTLLQTLTTKLCEIGEVTYMPSLESYAE; encoded by the coding sequence ATGGCAAGACCTGCAACCGTTTTCGCGAAAATCACGAACCAGCAGCAACGTGACCGTCTGATTGAGCTTTGGAAACAGCATCCAAACCATTACACACGAATACGGGCACACGCGATTCTTCTGAGCGATGCTCAATACGAAATTGAGCAGATCGTCGATATTCTTAGTGTCAGTAGAGACAGCGTGCGAGCTTGGATCAAACACTTTGAACAAGACGGACCAGACGCCCTGCTGGACGAAAAGCGACCAGGCGGACCGAGGAAGCTCAATGAACAGGAAGAGCAAATCCTCAAAGATTTGTTGCGGCAATTTCCCTCCCGGCCTGCCACAGTCCTGTCGCGTTTGCGAACACGGACCGGCAAATCGATCAGCCGACATTCGCTGCGTCGTTACGCCCGACGATTCAATTTGAGCTGGAAGCGGTTTCGGCGCAGCCTGCGGAAAAAACGAGACGAAAAGGCTTTCCGGTTGGCTCAAGAGGAACTCGCCGAGTTGCTCAATGAACCTGAACTGGATGTCGTATACTTTGACGAAGCGGGATTTTCGCTTAAGGGCGTGGTGCCATACGGATGGCTTCCCATCGGCGAACGGACCGATGTGCCAGTCACCGGCGCCCATGGGGCGACGGTTCAGGCACTTGGCTTTGAGCATCAAGATGGAACCACCCATACCTATCTTCACAAAGGGTACGTCAACACGCAAACGGTCATTGAAATCATGGATGATTTTTGTGAGACGATTGACCAAACAACGGTGGTCATCCTCGACAATGCATCTTGCCACACCAGCGGAGCTTTTGAAGCATCGATCGAACGCTGGGCAGAGCGTGGGCTGCTGGTTTATCATCTTCCGCCGTATAGTCCCGAACTGAATTCGATCGAGCGACTATGGAGGCAACTAAAGTATCAACAAATGCCCGCCACGGCCTGGGAACGATTCAAAACCTTGTTACAAACGCTGACGACGAAGCTATGCGAAATCGGTGAGGTAACCTACATGCCATCACTTGAAAGTTATGCCGAATAA